AAGGCCGTTCTTGCCGCCGAGCAGGCCTCCCTCGACGCCCGCGTCAACGCCCAGGCGGCCATCGACGTGGCCAGCCGCAAAGGCCAGGCCGCGGAAGAGACGGCGGCCAAATAGGCGGCGGCCGGAACCTTTCGCCGCCAGCGGCGGTTTCATCCGTCTGTCCGCCTCGCCTCAGTCGGGGCGTAACGCCGCGAACGCGACGACGGGGACGGCCGGCGCGCGTTTCGCCTTTTTCGAAAGGACAGTCGAGAAGGAGCAGACGATGCGGCCGACCTCCATCCGAACCGCACCCTTGGAAACCGCCAGCGCCGTTGCCCTCGCCCTGGCCCTCGCCGCAACCCAGGCCATGGCGGGGCCGGCCCAGCCGCAACGGTCATGGATCGTCCTCGCCCAGGACTCCGGCGGTCTCGGCGTGGGGGCGGACGCCTCGGTCGGCGGCATCGGCGTCGGCGCGGACGTCTCGGTGGGCGGGGGAGGGATCGGCGTCGGCGCGGACGCCTCGGTGGGTGGCGACAACGGCGGGGTCGGCGTTGGGGCGGACGCCTCGGTCGGCGGCGGCGGGATCGGCGCCGGGGCGGATGTGGGCGTGAGCGGCGACAACGGCGGGGTCGGGGCCGGAGCGGACGCCTCGGTCGGCGGCGGCGGGATCGGGGCCGATGCCGGGGTCAGCGCGTCCGGCACCGAAAGCGACGGTCCGGCGACGGACGGGGCGGCCAGCGGTGACGGCGATGCCGGGAGCGCGGCGAGTTCCAGCGCCTCGATGGCGGGGGATGCGGACCTGGACGCCGCCACGTCCGCGAGCCCTTCCGATAGCGACGACGGCGGGCTTTTCCTGGGCGGAAATTTCGATATTTCGGCGGCGGCCGACGCCGAGGCGGAGGCCGGCCGCGCCGTCGCCGAGCGCGCCGTCGGGGACAGCGTCGACGTGGGCTCGCTGCTCGATCCATCGAAGGGCCGAAAGGGCGGCCAAGGCGTCGCCCGGCTGGACGTCGACATGACGCCGGCCGCGGAGGGCGCGGCCGGGCTACCGCTCGACGGCCGCAAGGCGGGCCGGGCGGCGACGGTGACCGGCCGCGGTCCGTTCGGCGCCGGCGTGGCGCTGACCACGGAGGGCATCGACGATCGGCCGCCCGCCGCCTCTTCCTCGGCCGCCCGCGGGGGTGCCGCCAGGACGCGGCCTCCGAAGGCGCCGGAGCCGGCGGGGACGAAGGCCTCGCGGGCCATCGCCTCCCTCGTCGAGTCGGCACGCCTCTCGGCCCGGGTGGCCGCCCGCTCGGCCATCGCCGCCGAAGCGGCCCGCTCGGCGGTGGCGGCGAGAAAGGCCGCCGCCGACGCCCAGGCCGCGGCCGACGCCGCGTTGGCAGCGGCCGCGCAGGTGCGCACCCTGGCCGAGGCCGAGGGCCGGGGCACGCTCGACGGGCTCAAGGCCATCCTCGCCGCCGAGCAGGCATCGCTTGACGCCCGCGTCAACGCCCAGGCCGCGGCCGACGTCGCCAGCCGGCCGCGCGGCCGGGCCGCCGGCGGAACTGGGGCCGAGGCCGAGATCGGGGCCGCGGCCGATGTCGAGGTCGAGGCCGAATAGCGTGCCCGCGGGAAATCGCGACGGGTCGTGTTCGTGTATGACGATGGGAGAGGACAATGCCGATGTTCTTGCGTTTCAGGACCCCTTATGTCGTCAGCCTGCTGGGCCTGTCTCTGGCCGCGTGCGGCACGCCTTCCCTGCTGAGGGAGGGGGCTGCCATCCCCGAGGAGCCGGGCATCTATGCGACCGTCGAAGAGGGCGAGTTCATGCGTCTCGACGGCGACCGCGAATGGGAGGTCGATACCTGGGCCGAGCGCTCGGCGCTTCGCGGCGACACCCAGTTCGTGGTCACCGATCCCGCCCTTCGCGCCCTGGCCGGGCCGTTGGATGAAGCCGTCAGGCTGTATCGGGTGGCGTGGGTGCGCAGCCGGATCGCCAAGGATGGCGGCATTACGCCGATGTCCGGCAGCCGTTGGAGCGCGCCCGAGAGCGAACCCTTCCGGGTTGCCGCCGACGTCTATCGCGTGGCGGGGCGGGACGACGCGGTGCGCGTGGTGCCGGAAATGGCGCTGGGCGACGGTCTCTACTCCATCCGTCTGTCGACCCCCGGCAAGCGGACCTACGCCCGCCTGGGGGTCAACTGGACGACCGTCGATCACGACCGCTACGCATCGGGCAATTGCGTGGATCAGTACCTGGATACGACGGGAACCCAGATCGGCTTCCGCCTGTGCGAGGAACAGCCGCTGCTGGGCACCGGCGGCCTGCACGTCTATCTGGTGCCGCCGCGCGTCGAGACCGTGGATAACATCGAGCGGCTGATCGTTCAGGGCATCGTGGTCAACACCTCGGAGCGCGACACCAAGATCCCGCCGCTGACCGCGACTATCCGCGGCGCCGACGGCAACGTCATCAAGGAATGGACCTTCAAAGCCAACACCGCCGATCTCAAGCCCCATGACAGCGCGGCCTTCGAGATCGCGCTCAACGATCCGCCGCCGGCAACCAAGACCGTGCGCGTGGAATTCGCCGCCGACGCGACGGCTGCCCTGCGGTAAAGTTCACCCCCTCCCCAACCCTCCCCCATCAAGGGGGAGGGGGACGGCGAGACGCTGCCGCCCTCTTCCCTCCCCCCTTGTGGGGGAGGGCAGGGAGGGGGGGGCCGCCTCACCGTCTCTCGATCAACCCCTTCAGCGCGTCCAGCGGGTTGGGCTTGGGCGCTTCCTGGGCCGGGGCGGGGCCGCTGTCGGCCGGCGCCTGGCCGCCCGGGATCAGGCCGCGCAGCAGCTCCTCGGGCTTGGTTCCCGAACGCAGGTTCTTGATCGCCTCCATGGCCTTGGCGGGGTCCTTGATCTGCTCCTTGATGGCGCCTTCGAGGTCAGGGCGGTAGGAGAGCGCGTGCCACGGCCCGGAGACGATGACCGGCACGGTGATACCCGACACTTCGGCGGCCCCGCCCTGGCCCTGGGTGGTAGCGGCCAGCTTGGGGGTGATGCGGTAGTTCACCGTGCGCTTCGGCAGATCGGCGGTGCCGGCGCCGCCGACCCTCAGCAGCGGCGATTTCAGTTCCAGGTCGTCGTTCTTGAGAATGCCGTTGGTGATGACGAAGGTGCCGCCCAGTTCCGAGAAGTCGGTCTGGCGGGTCTCGCCGGCCGAGGGGTCGAGGAAGGCGTTGGCGGCGTTGCGGATCATTGCCGCCACGTTGATGCCGGTAATCGCGCCGTTCTCGAAGGCCAGCGCGCCCTTGCCATTGAGGCTCTCGACCATGGCCTTCTGGCTGGCGCCCTTGGCCGTCAGTTCGAAGTCGGCCTTGGCGGTGCCGCTCAGGCGCCCGAAGTCGGCGGCGTCTTTCAGGAACGGCTGGGCCTGCACGCCGGAAAGCGCGAAGGTCTTGCGCATGGTGGGTACGGCGCCCGAGGCGTCGAGTGAGACGGTACCCTTTCCGGTGCCCTGATAGAGGGCCATTTCCTTGAGGTCGGCGGTCAGCCGGCCATCCTTGATCTTCAAGCCCAGCGCGCTTTGGCCGACCCGCACTTTGCCGGCGAGGATGCTTTTCACGGTGAGATCGAAGTCGACGTCGGCGGCCTTGAGGCCGCTCATGTCCATCGGCGCCTCGCTCCAGGTGGCGGGCGCGCCGCCGGCCGCCGGGCCGCTGGCTTGGCTCGGCGTCGGCTTGGCGTCCTTCGCTTCCGGCGGCAAGTAGGGGTTAAGGTCGAGGTCGCCGACGTCGAGCTTGCCCTTGACCACTGGCTTGGCGCCGCCGGTCGCGGCGTTCACCGCGCCCTTGGCGGCGATGGCGTCGAGCCGGATGTCGGCGTCCTTCACCGCGTAGGTGGCGCCGTCGACGGCCACCGTGCCCTTGAGGGTCAGCGGCCCCAGGGTTTCACCCGGCGCCTCGATCGGCTTGCCGGCCCAGGCGGCAAGGGCTCGCACCGAGGGGACGTCAAGGTCGAGCGCGCCGTCGACCTTGAGGCGGGGGCCGTTGGCCACGGTGCCAGTGAAGGCGAACTTCAGCGGATCGCCCGCCACCGAGATGGCGGCCGGGCTGGCGCCGCCGGCGATGAGGGCGCCGGGCTTCTCGGCGGAAACATCGAGGTCGATCTTTTTGTCGTGCCACACCAGCCCGCCCTTGGCCTTGAGCGGCTTATCCAGGCTCGGCAGCGACACCGTCATGTCGACGTCCTTGACCTCTTCCTTGAGCCCGCTGCGGGCGTCGGCATAGAGGATGCGGCCGTTCTCGATGCGCACGTCTTCCAGCGTCAGGCCGCCGATGGCCGGGCCGTCGGGTTGGGTGGGCTTGCCCGGTTCGGCCGGGGCGGCCTTGGCCTGATCGAAGGTCCAGTTGGCGCGGCCCTGCTTGTCGATTTCCAGCCGGATCATCGGTTCGACCAGAACGAAGCTCTCGACCTCGATCTGGCCCGAGATGAGCGGCATCACCTTGAGCCGGACCTCCAGGCTTTTCAGCGTCGCCATGTTGGCTTCCGCCGCCCCCGGCGCGTTGGCGAAGGCGACATTTTGGGCCGTCACCCCGACGCTGGGAAAGAGCGAGAAGCCGACGTCCCCACCGAGGGTCAGCGTGCGCCCGGTCGCCGATTTGACGGCCTCGGAGATCTTTGCCGTGTAGATCCCCGTCGGCACGAAAAACGGCACGGCGACGGCGACGCCGATGAGCAGCACCAGCACGGCCAGGACGATGACGATCGTTTTCTTCATGAAAAACCTCCTAGGCGCCACCAGGGGCGGCGTTGCCGATGAAGCAGGACGTTTTAGATGATGGCCTTAAGGATACCCGAACCGCCCGCTCCCGGAAACCCTCAACCCGGTTGGAAAGATGGGGTTCCCCCGTCACGGCCATGACGCCGGGGATCGCATTCAACCGTCATGCCCGTACTCGTTGCGGGCATCCACGTCTTTCTTCCTTCTATCGGCCCGGAGTCGTGGATGGCCGGAACAAGTCCGGCCATGACGGTGGAATAAATGA
Above is a genomic segment from Shumkonia mesophila containing:
- a CDS encoding AsmA family protein, whose protein sequence is MKKTIVIVLAVLVLLIGVAVAVPFFVPTGIYTAKISEAVKSATGRTLTLGGDVGFSLFPSVGVTAQNVAFANAPGAAEANMATLKSLEVRLKVMPLISGQIEVESFVLVEPMIRLEIDKQGRANWTFDQAKAAPAEPGKPTQPDGPAIGGLTLEDVRIENGRILYADARSGLKEEVKDVDMTVSLPSLDKPLKAKGGLVWHDKKIDLDVSAEKPGALIAGGASPAAISVAGDPLKFAFTGTVANGPRLKVDGALDLDVPSVRALAAWAGKPIEAPGETLGPLTLKGTVAVDGATYAVKDADIRLDAIAAKGAVNAATGGAKPVVKGKLDVGDLDLNPYLPPEAKDAKPTPSQASGPAAGGAPATWSEAPMDMSGLKAADVDFDLTVKSILAGKVRVGQSALGLKIKDGRLTADLKEMALYQGTGKGTVSLDASGAVPTMRKTFALSGVQAQPFLKDAADFGRLSGTAKADFELTAKGASQKAMVESLNGKGALAFENGAITGINVAAMIRNAANAFLDPSAGETRQTDFSELGGTFVITNGILKNDDLELKSPLLRVGGAGTADLPKRTVNYRITPKLAATTQGQGGAAEVSGITVPVIVSGPWHALSYRPDLEGAIKEQIKDPAKAMEAIKNLRSGTKPEELLRGLIPGGQAPADSGPAPAQEAPKPNPLDALKGLIERR
- a CDS encoding FxLYD domain-containing protein; translation: MPMFLRFRTPYVVSLLGLSLAACGTPSLLREGAAIPEEPGIYATVEEGEFMRLDGDREWEVDTWAERSALRGDTQFVVTDPALRALAGPLDEAVRLYRVAWVRSRIAKDGGITPMSGSRWSAPESEPFRVAADVYRVAGRDDAVRVVPEMALGDGLYSIRLSTPGKRTYARLGVNWTTVDHDRYASGNCVDQYLDTTGTQIGFRLCEEQPLLGTGGLHVYLVPPRVETVDNIERLIVQGIVVNTSERDTKIPPLTATIRGADGNVIKEWTFKANTADLKPHDSAAFEIALNDPPPATKTVRVEFAADATAALR